In a single window of the Candidatus Cloacimonadota bacterium genome:
- a CDS encoding DUF262 domain-containing protein, which yields MAENPGTDKVEDLLKNVHGGSYVIPYFQRGFEWQPSMVCDLIESILQNYYAGLILLWELNPEEAQNEEWDPVWGAELKGIPKKAILDGQQRLASLYYAIYNPEKKFPNRQSYYVFFLNLNKVLNGDYEESVTYKYYFATYQSWNRIRKDKGKWTETGIIPLSILSAKDPNNSNQRYIDSTEFDGWLNEYLDKNRDKLPEGITTHKV from the coding sequence ATGGCTGAAAATCCCGGAACTGATAAGGTGGAAGATTTACTAAAAAATGTACATGGTGGTTCTTATGTGATTCCATATTTTCAAAGAGGATTTGAATGGCAACCCAGTATGGTTTGTGATTTAATTGAATCAATATTACAAAACTACTATGCCGGACTCATTCTTTTATGGGAGTTAAATCCAGAAGAAGCTCAGAACGAGGAATGGGACCCAGTTTGGGGAGCAGAATTAAAAGGCATTCCTAAAAAAGCAATACTTGATGGTCAACAGAGATTGGCTTCATTATATTATGCAATTTATAATCCAGAGAAAAAATTTCCCAATAGGCAATCATATTATGTGTTTTTTCTGAATTTAAATAAAGTCCTAAATGGAGACTATGAAGAATCGGTAACTTATAAATATTATTTCGCTACTTATCAATCTTGGAATCGAATAAGGAAAGATAAAGGAAAATGGACTGAAACAGGTATAATTCCGCTCTCAATACTGTCTGCAAAAGATCCTAATAATTCTAATCAAAGATATATAGATTCAACGGAATTTGATGGTTGGTTAAATGAATACCTTGATAAGAACAGAGATAAGTTGCCAGAAGGAATAACAACACATAAAGTG
- a CDS encoding MmpS family transport accessory protein — MKKLLFAFVILLVVLIGCSIFDFSIDVKYEVTGSANKVDVTYANKDEGTSQANDVSIPWSYSFEGEGDQFVYISAQNQGQSGSVTVTIYRDGKKFKRSTSTGAYCIASASGLL; from the coding sequence GTGAAAAAATTATTATTTGCCTTTGTGATTTTATTAGTAGTTTTAATTGGCTGTTCTATTTTTGATTTCTCTATTGATGTTAAGTATGAGGTTACTGGTTCTGCCAATAAAGTAGATGTTACTTATGCTAATAAAGACGAAGGCACTTCTCAAGCAAACGATGTTTCTATTCCTTGGTCATATTCATTTGAGGGAGAGGGAGACCAATTCGTTTATATATCTGCTCAAAATCAAGGACAATCTGGAAGTGTAACTGTAACGATTTATAGGGATGGCAAGAAATTCAAAAGGTCTACAAGTACGGGAGCATATTGTATTGCGTCTGCAAGTGGTTTATTGTAA
- a CDS encoding TrmO family methyltransferase, whose protein sequence is KRVGVFASRTPHRLSKIAIQDVRLIKIEGTTLYVEGLDAIDGSPVLDIKMKINSFSNLKK, encoded by the coding sequence AAGAGGGTTGGTGTTTTTGCTTCACGCACTCCGCATAGGCTTTCCAAAATAGCAATCCAGGATGTCAGATTGATAAAAATTGAAGGGACAACTCTCTATGTTGAAGGTCTTGATGCTATTGACGGAAGTCCTGTGCTTGACATCAAGATGAAAATAAATTCCTTTAGCAATTTAAAGAAATGA